The Rhododendron vialii isolate Sample 1 chromosome 5a, ASM3025357v1 genome contains a region encoding:
- the LOC131325252 gene encoding endonuclease 4-like, which yields MPILLPFLRATAIIQLDKKPCVSGAINNYTMQLMSAYEDSNMESKYNLTEALMFLSHFIGDIHQPLHVGFTEDEGGNTVTVRWYRRKTNLHHDGWSNDILPWESCSLDQTACPDPYASESINLACKFAYRNATPGSTLEDDYFLSRLAVVEKRLAQGGLRLAATLNPYPGSGMVWNCRGRREERHSVENR from the exons ATGCCAATCCTCTTACCCTTCTTACGGGCGACTGCCATAATTCAGCTGGACAAAAAACCATGCGTCTCTGGAGCAATTAACAACTATACTATGCAACTTATGTCAGCTTACGAGGACTCCAATATGGAAAGTAAAT ACAACTTGACAGAGGCACTTATGTTTTTATCACATTTCATTGGGGATATCCATCAG CCTCTTCATGTTGGTTTCACCGAAGATGAAGGTGGGAACACCGTCACTGTCCGTTGGTATCGGAGGAAGACCAATTTACACCAT GATGGTTGGTCCAATGACATCTTACCTTGGGAGAGTTGCTCACTTGATCAGACAGCGTGTCCAGACCC ATATGCATCTGAAAGCATTAATTTGGCCTGCAAGTTTGCCTACAGAAATGCCACACCAGGAAGCACTTTAGAAG ATGATTACTTCCTCTCTCGGCTGGCTGTTGTGGAGAAGAGGCTAGCTCAAGGTGGGCTTCGCTTGGCTGCAACCCTTAACCCTTATCCTGGGTCTGGAATGGTCTGGAACTGTCGAGGCCGTCGGGAGGAACGTCACTCGGTGGAAAATCGGTGA
- the LOC131325246 gene encoding KIN17-like protein, which yields MGKNEFLTPKAIANRIKAKGLQKLRWYCQMCQKQCRDENGFKCHCMSEGHQRQMEVFGQNPNRIVDGYSEEFETSFLDHMKRSHRFSRIAATVVYNEYIADRHHVHMNSTQWATLTEFVKYLGREGKCKVEETPKGWFITYIDRDSETLFKEKMKNKRARSDLVDEEKQEREIRKQIERAEQVVPNGAAAAQPLEAELKPLEKSENSEKIVISLVSSCKTVVKEKVGSSKLVFEEPEIEKVKENGKSVKSGGGSRSALDDLMKEQEKAKERSNRKDYWLCEDIIVKVMSKKLAEKGYYKQKGIVLKVMDKYVGEIEMLESKHVLRVDQEELETVIPQIGGLVKIVNGGYRGSKARLLEVNTDKFCAKVQIEKGIYDGRVLQAVEYEDICKVELWVDLSSCGVGRRFFFCS from the exons ATGGGGAAGAACGAATTCCTAACTCCGAAAGCTATCGCTAACCGGATCAAGGCCAAAGGTCTCCAAAAGCTCCGCTGGTACTGCCAGATGTGCCAGAAACAATGTCGCGACGAGAACGGCTTCAAGTGCCACTGCATGAGCGAGGGCCATCAGCGCCAGATGGAGGTCTTCGGCCAAAATCCTAACCGGATCGTCGACGGCTACTCTGAGGAGTTCGAGACCTCCTTCCTTGATCACATGAAGCGCAGCCACCGCTTCAGCCGCATTGCCGCCACTGTGGTCTACAACGAGTACATCGCCGACCGCCACCACGTCCACATGAATTCCACCCAATGGGCGACCCTGACCGAGTTTGTTAAGTACTTGGGGCGTGAGGGCAAGTGTAAGGTGGAGGAGACTCCCAAAGGGTGGTTTATTACGTACATTGATAGGGATTCGGAAACTCTTTTTaaggaaaagatgaagaataagCGAGCTAGGTCGGATTTAGTTGACGAGGAAAAGCAGGAGAGGGAAATTAGGAAGCAAATTGAAAGGGCGGAACAGGTGGTTCCGAATGGGGCAGCGGCGGCTCAGCCTTTGGAGGCTGAGCTTAAGCCGTTGGAGAAATCGGAGAATAGTGAGAAGATTGTGATTAGCTTGGTTTCGTCATGTAAAACCGTTGTCAAAGAGAAAGTTGGGAGTTCTAAATTGGTTTTTGAAGAACCAGAGATTGAGAAAGTTAAAGAGAATGGAAAGTCGGTGAAAAGTGGGGGTGGGAGTAGGTCGGCATTGGATGATTTGATGAAAGAGCAAGAGAAGGCGAAGGAGCGGAGCAATAGGAAGGATTACTGGTTGTGTGAGGATATCATTGTGAAGGTCATGAGCAAGAAGTTAGCCGAGAAGGGGTATTATAAGCAAAAGGGCATTGTTCTGAAGGTGATGGATAAGTATGTTGGGGAGATTGAGATGCTTGAGAGTAAGCATGTTCTTCGGGTTGATCAGGAAGAGCTTGAAACAGTGATTCCACAAATTGGGGGGCTTGTTAAGATAGTTAATGGGGGTTACCGTGGATCAAAGGCGCGTTTGCTAGAAGTGAATACAGACAAGTTTTGTGCCAAGGTCCAGATTGAGAAAGGAATATACGACGGGAGGGTGCTTCAGGCTGTTGAATACGAAGATATTTGCAAAGTTG AGTTATGGGTGGATCTGAGTTCATGTGGAGTGGGAAGGCGATTCTTCTTCTGCAGTTGA
- the LOC131327812 gene encoding uncharacterized protein LOC131327812, whose protein sequence is MWIVEGVCALLSGGGYAENVAVPTGQVLPVPAGVSLKDAASFPEVVCTVWSTVFMMSRLSAGETFLIHGGSSGIGTFAIQIAKYLGAKVFVIAGSEEKLAACKDLGADVCINYKSEDFVSRVKEETQGKEISRSTDENLKKVDLSDDKCVDVILDNIGGPYFQRNIDSLNMDGRLFIIGFMGGTVTEVNLLGLLARRLTVQGIC, encoded by the exons ATGTGGATCGTTGAGGGG GTATGTGCTCTTCTTAGTGGAGGAGGGTATGCTGAGAATGTGGCTGTACCCACTGGACAAGTTCTTCCTGTTCCAGCTGGTGTTTCTCTAAAAGATGCTGCTAGTTTCCCTGAAGTGGTGTGCACTGTTTGGTCAACCGTGTTCATGATGAGCAGGCTATCTGCTGGAGAAACATTCCTG ATACATGGGGGCTCTAGTGGAATTGGTACATTTGCGATCCAAATAGCGAAATACCTAGGAGCCAAAGTGTTTGTCATAGCAG GAAGCGAAGAAAAATTAGCTGCTTGCAAGGATCTGGGAGCTGATGTGTGCATCAACTACAAGAGTGAAGATTTTGTTTCACGTGTGAAGGAAGAAACGCAAGGGAAAG AAATTTCAAGATCGACTGACGAGAATTTAAAGAAAGTGGATCTTTCGGAtgacaaat GTGTTGATGTTATACTGGATAACATTGGAGGACCCTACTTTCAACGGAACATTGACAGCCTAAATATGGATGGGAGGCTTTTTATTATCGGGTTTATGGGTGGAACTGTAACAGAAGTGAATCTTCTGGGTTTGCTTGCAAGGCGCCTCACAGTGCAAGGTATATGCTGA
- the LOC131327814 gene encoding toMV resistance protein Tm-2(2)-like, which yields MAEAAILGVIAKISGEIAVSRIIKESSRMSRVRKDLVWIETEMRRIQSYDLAYDVEDIIDTYFAKISLMSRTRWERLLDFRNKRIAHSFVKEVEGIRKRVEDIKNSRETFGIDECSRSCEEDTWDPRQSFPHLDKTNVVGFDDLIKILVHKVLDEDSNHRVVSIVGFPGLGKMTLARKVYNSARQSKVYNSDRLHFDCAAWICVSESPNKKGLLRDIAGQVGLKKEKMEHNVETNLYEFLSRKRYVIVIDDIWHTRAWDALKIGLPTNSENGSRIVLTSRHTDVGVHVGGPNSVLLLEPLDQETSRRLFYKLIVDDLQNICLTHDPPQLEKISEQILEKCGGVPLAIVLVAV from the exons ATGGCAGAGGCTGCTATTCTGGGCGTAATAGCCAAGATATCTGGAGAAATAGCTGTTAGTCGAATCATCAAAGAAAGTTCTCGCATGTCTCGCGTGAGAAAAGACCTCGTTTGGATTGAAACTGAGATGAGACGCATTCAATCCTAC GACCTTGCTTATGATGTGGAGGACATCATTGACACATATTTTGCCAAGATAAGCTTGATGAGTAGGACCCGGTGGGAGAGGCTTCTTGACTTCAGAAACAAGAGAATTGCTCATAGCTTTGTTAAAGAGGTTGAAGGCATCAGAAAAAGGGTCGAGGATATCAAAAATTCTCGGGAAACTTTTGGAATCGATGAATGTAGCCGCAGCTGTGAAGAAGATACATGGGATCCAAGACAATCTTTCCCTCACCTTGATAAAACAAATGTTGTCGGTTTTGACGATCTGATCAAAATTCTGGTGCACAAAGTCCTCGACGAGGATTCAAATCATCGTGTGGTGTCTATTGTTGGCTTTCCCGGTCTAGGAAAGATGACTCTTGCGAGGAAAGTTTACAACTCTGCTCGGCAATCAAAAGTTTACAACTCTGATCGACTGCATTTTGACTGCGCAGCATGGATTTGTGTTTCTGAGAGCCCAAACAAAAAAGGGCTTTTGCGCGACATCGCAGGGCAGGTGGGcttgaagaaggagaagatggagCATAACGTTGAGACCAATCTATATGAATTCTTGAGCAGGAAAAGGTATGTGATAGTGATAGATGATATATGGCATACCAGGGCGTGGGATGCTTTAAAGATTGGCCTTCCTACGAATTCTGAGAATGGGAGTCGAATAGTACTCACTTCTCGGCATACAGACGTAGGTGTACACGTAGGCGGGCCAAACTCTGTACTTTTGCTGGAACCCCTGGATCAGGAAACCAGTAGGAGACTCTTCTACAAACTTATAGTAGATGATTTACAAAATATTTGCCTAACACATGATCCCCCGCAACTAGAGAAAATTAGTGagcaaatattagaaaaatgtGGTGGTGTGCCACTAGCAATTGTACTAGTGGCAG TGTGa